Proteins encoded in a region of the Enterococcus gilvus ATCC BAA-350 genome:
- a CDS encoding ArsR/SmtB family transcription factor, which yields MKEHEEFQAVSQFFKVLSDPTRLKILMFLKEGERNVSSISETLAMEQSAVSHQLKLLRDNRLVKARRDGKAMLYSLDDQHVLDVLEQTFRHVLHQ from the coding sequence ATGAAGGAACACGAAGAATTTCAAGCAGTAAGTCAATTTTTTAAAGTTTTGAGTGATCCGACACGGTTAAAAATTTTAATGTTTCTAAAAGAGGGAGAGCGGAATGTGTCATCGATCAGTGAAACATTAGCGATGGAGCAGTCCGCGGTCTCTCATCAATTAAAATTATTGCGTGATAACCGATTAGTCAAAGCGCGTCGTGATGGAAAGGCGATGCTTTATAGTCTAGACGATCAGCATGTCTTAGATGTTCTAGAGCAGACCTTTCGACACGTCTTGCATCAGTAA
- a CDS encoding O-acetylhomoserine aminocarboxypropyltransferase/cysteine synthase family protein, giving the protein MEFETKCLHAGYQPENGEPRVLPIVQSTTYAYESTEEIGKLFDLEAAGYFYTRLANPTTGAVEAKIAALEGGVGALCTSSGQAATFYAVLNILEAGDHLISSSYIYGGTYNLFAHTFRKMGIEVTFIDQDASKEEILKAASPNTKAIFGETIANPAVKVLDQEKFATIAKELAVPFIIDNTFATPYFCRPIEFGANIVIHSTTKYLDGHAVQTGGVIVDGGNFDWNNGKFPQLSEPDETYHGIVYTEKFGEAAYITKARVQLMRDLGATPSPQNSFLLNLGMETLPVRMDRHYENALTIANFLNQQPAIKKVYYPGLESDENYELAQKYVPNGLCGVISVEFADGKETAAKWLDALELVSLEVHVADIRTCALHPATSTHRQLTDEELHQAGISPGLVRVSCGIENVKDILADLRQAFDKLEG; this is encoded by the coding sequence ATGGAATTTGAAACAAAATGTTTACATGCAGGCTATCAACCGGAGAATGGGGAACCTCGGGTGCTCCCAATTGTTCAGAGCACGACCTACGCTTATGAGTCTACGGAAGAGATCGGAAAATTGTTTGATTTGGAAGCAGCCGGCTATTTTTATACTAGGTTGGCGAACCCAACGACAGGTGCAGTGGAAGCAAAAATCGCAGCGCTTGAGGGTGGGGTGGGCGCTTTATGTACATCTTCTGGTCAAGCAGCTACCTTCTATGCGGTATTAAATATCTTAGAGGCAGGCGATCATTTGATTTCTTCCAGCTACATCTATGGCGGGACCTACAACCTATTTGCCCATACATTCAGAAAGATGGGTATCGAAGTAACTTTTATCGATCAAGATGCTTCAAAAGAAGAAATACTGAAGGCGGCGAGCCCAAACACTAAAGCTATTTTTGGTGAAACGATCGCTAATCCTGCGGTGAAAGTTTTGGACCAAGAAAAATTTGCGACGATCGCCAAAGAATTAGCTGTTCCCTTTATTATTGATAACACGTTTGCGACGCCATACTTCTGTCGTCCTATCGAATTTGGTGCAAATATCGTTATCCATAGTACAACAAAATATTTGGATGGTCATGCAGTGCAAACAGGTGGCGTGATTGTGGATGGCGGAAATTTTGATTGGAACAACGGAAAATTCCCGCAGCTTTCGGAACCAGATGAAACGTACCACGGAATCGTATACACAGAAAAATTTGGAGAAGCTGCTTATATTACGAAAGCGCGTGTTCAACTGATGAGGGATCTAGGAGCGACACCGTCTCCGCAAAATTCATTCCTACTTAATCTTGGCATGGAAACTTTGCCGGTTCGGATGGATCGTCATTATGAGAATGCATTGACGATTGCGAACTTTTTAAACCAGCAGCCGGCGATTAAAAAGGTTTATTATCCCGGATTGGAAAGCGATGAAAATTATGAATTGGCTCAAAAATATGTTCCAAACGGATTATGCGGGGTGATCTCAGTTGAGTTTGCAGATGGGAAAGAAACAGCAGCGAAATGGTTAGATGCGCTAGAATTAGTGTCATTAGAAGTTCACGTAGCAGACATACGAACCTGCGCATTGCATCCTGCAACATCGACACATCGTCAACTGACGGATGAAGAACTGCATCAAGCGGGAATTTCTCCAGG
- a CDS encoding homoserine dehydrogenase, with the protein MEKAVKVGLLGLGVVGTGVLEILADHQEKIEKSIGGPLLVTKALIRPNEDKSALAEKYHLELVTELDAILNDPEIDIVVEVMGRIEPAKTFIKEALVAGKHVVTANKDLLAQHGSELVDLAREQQRNLYYEASVAGGIPILRTIANSLAADDITEVLGIVNGTTNYMLTKMVQEHRTYEETLKEAQVLGFAESDPTNDVDGIDAAYKMVILSKFAFGMSITMDQVKIKGIRGLAAKDVLVADQLGYTVKLIGSTIKKEDTISVEVGPVLVPHTHPLASIHNEMNAVFVKSSGIGESMYYGPGAGARPTATSIVADLMTIANKMKKNTVGHRFTGYTQPTKLTSPSENISKYFLSLEMPDEPGQFLKLAEIMTQTQVGFEQVVQEKADGENARVVVVTHETSETKMNQIQEEIKEKTTYKVVSLMKVMGE; encoded by the coding sequence ATGGAAAAAGCAGTCAAGGTGGGTTTATTAGGTTTAGGTGTGGTAGGTACCGGTGTCTTAGAGATTTTGGCAGATCATCAAGAGAAAATTGAAAAAAGTATTGGCGGCCCCTTGCTTGTAACGAAAGCCTTGATTCGACCGAATGAGGACAAAAGTGCGTTAGCGGAGAAGTATCATTTGGAACTCGTTACCGAATTGGATGCGATTCTGAATGATCCAGAGATCGATATCGTCGTAGAGGTTATGGGGCGTATCGAACCCGCTAAGACATTCATCAAGGAAGCTTTGGTAGCTGGCAAGCATGTGGTGACAGCGAACAAAGACTTGTTGGCTCAGCACGGCAGTGAGCTAGTGGATCTAGCACGTGAGCAGCAACGTAATTTGTACTACGAAGCAAGTGTTGCTGGCGGTATCCCGATCTTGCGGACGATCGCCAACAGTTTAGCGGCGGATGATATTACTGAAGTCCTAGGGATCGTCAACGGCACAACAAACTATATGCTGACGAAGATGGTGCAGGAGCATCGTACGTATGAGGAAACATTGAAGGAAGCACAGGTACTCGGCTTTGCGGAAAGCGATCCAACAAACGATGTCGACGGGATTGATGCGGCATATAAAATGGTTATTTTAAGTAAATTTGCATTTGGTATGTCTATTACGATGGATCAAGTCAAAATCAAAGGAATCCGAGGACTCGCTGCAAAAGATGTTCTGGTGGCGGACCAGCTAGGTTACACCGTTAAGTTGATCGGTTCAACCATCAAAAAAGAGGATACGATCTCAGTGGAAGTCGGACCCGTTTTGGTTCCTCATACGCATCCACTCGCCTCTATCCACAATGAAATGAATGCTGTTTTTGTTAAGAGCTCAGGAATCGGTGAGTCCATGTATTATGGACCTGGTGCGGGGGCACGTCCGACAGCAACAAGTATCGTGGCAGATCTGATGACGATCGCTAACAAGATGAAGAAAAATACAGTGGGCCATCGTTTTACAGGGTATACGCAGCCAACTAAATTAACATCGCCGAGTGAAAATATTAGTAAATACTTTTTATCGCTGGAAATGCCGGACGAACCGGGACAATTCTTGAAACTTGCTGAGATTATGACGCAGACGCAAGTAGGCTTTGAACAAGTTGTTCAGGAAAAAGCGGATGGGGAAAATGCACGTGTTGTCGTGGTCACACATGAGACATCAGAGACAAAGATGAACCAAATCCAAGAAGAAATCAAAGAAAAAACAACATATAAAGTAGTATCGTTGATGAAAGTTATGGGGGAATAA
- the thrC gene encoding threonine synthase, translating into MYEGLLKQYKEYLPITDKTPQIALAEGNTPLIPLKNLSEELGITLYGKYEGLNPTGSFKDRGMVMAVAKAVEDGAKAIICASTGNTSAAAAAYATRAGIKAYVVIPDGKIAMGKLAQAIAYGADIISIPGNFDEALKAVRDIAETEAVALVNSVNPYRLEGQKTAAFEICEQLEKAPDVLAIPVGNAGNISAYWKGFKEWHEKKGTALPRMHGFEAEGAAAIVRGEVIEAPETVATAIRIGNPASWKLAEAARDESKGHIDSVTDEEILNAYRKVAAQEGVFVEPGSAASLAGVIQHVKNGRIKPGETVVTVFTGNGLKDPDTAINETTITINKMSDLEDMRRHLREGVASL; encoded by the coding sequence ATGTACGAAGGTCTATTAAAGCAATACAAAGAATATTTGCCAATCACAGATAAAACGCCTCAGATTGCTCTAGCGGAGGGAAATACCCCGCTCATTCCTTTAAAGAATTTATCAGAAGAACTGGGGATTACCTTATATGGAAAATATGAAGGGCTGAATCCTACAGGATCATTTAAAGATCGCGGAATGGTGATGGCAGTTGCCAAAGCGGTAGAGGATGGTGCGAAGGCGATTATCTGTGCATCGACAGGCAACACGAGTGCAGCCGCGGCTGCCTATGCCACACGTGCGGGTATCAAAGCGTATGTCGTAATTCCTGACGGCAAGATCGCGATGGGTAAATTGGCCCAAGCGATTGCTTACGGAGCGGACATCATTTCGATCCCTGGAAATTTCGATGAAGCACTGAAGGCAGTTCGTGATATTGCTGAGACCGAAGCGGTAGCGTTAGTCAATTCAGTAAATCCATACCGCTTAGAAGGACAGAAAACAGCCGCTTTTGAAATCTGTGAACAACTAGAAAAAGCGCCAGATGTATTGGCGATCCCTGTGGGAAATGCTGGAAATATTTCTGCTTACTGGAAAGGGTTCAAAGAGTGGCATGAGAAAAAAGGAACAGCCTTGCCGCGTATGCACGGCTTTGAAGCCGAGGGGGCCGCTGCGATCGTGAGAGGTGAAGTCATTGAAGCGCCGGAAACGGTTGCTACAGCAATCCGAATCGGTAATCCAGCTAGCTGGAAGTTGGCCGAAGCAGCCCGCGACGAATCGAAGGGGCATATTGATTCAGTGACAGATGAGGAAATTTTGAATGCTTATCGCAAAGTTGCAGCACAAGAAGGTGTTTTTGTTGAGCCAGGCTCAGCGGCTTCACTGGCAGGTGTGATCCAGCACGTGAAAAATGGACGGATCAAGCCTGGTGAAACGGTAGTGACAGTCTTCACTGGAAACGGCTTGAAAGACCCAGATACAGCAATCAACGAAACAACGATTACGATTAATAAGATGAGTGACTTGGAGGACATGCGCCGACACTTACGTGAAGGAGTGGCTTCTCTATGA
- the thrB gene encoding homoserine kinase — MKIRVPATSANLGPGFDSCGIALSQYLTIDIGPETKKWQIKHQLGSEIPSDEQNLLIQTALDLAPNLTPHQITMTSDIPIARGLGSSSSVVVAGIELANRLGNLGMTPQRKVTYATKIEGHPDNVAPAICGDFVVASYNNNEVNFVKHAFPDCDVIAFIPNHELLTSESRAVLPKEMSYRDAVKASSIGNVMIAAVLNGNLPLAGKMMERDILHENHRQHLVPHLKKIREFCKVYGGYGSFLSGAGPTVLVLTPPENTEKLVTALKAFDHEAMIDVLSVEKEGVQIF; from the coding sequence ATGAAAATCCGCGTCCCAGCCACTAGTGCAAACTTAGGCCCAGGATTTGATTCATGTGGTATTGCGCTCTCTCAGTATTTGACGATCGATATCGGTCCAGAAACAAAAAAATGGCAGATCAAGCATCAGTTAGGCAGTGAGATTCCTTCTGATGAACAGAATTTATTGATCCAAACGGCGTTAGATCTTGCGCCCAACTTGACACCGCACCAGATCACGATGACTTCAGACATTCCGATCGCTCGAGGTCTGGGCAGCAGTTCATCCGTTGTTGTAGCGGGAATCGAACTAGCGAATCGACTAGGAAATCTAGGGATGACGCCGCAAAGAAAAGTGACTTACGCGACAAAAATCGAGGGGCATCCAGACAATGTCGCCCCAGCAATATGCGGTGATTTTGTAGTGGCGAGTTATAACAATAATGAAGTGAATTTTGTGAAACATGCCTTTCCTGATTGCGATGTGATTGCCTTCATTCCAAATCATGAGTTATTGACCTCGGAAAGTCGCGCTGTTTTACCCAAAGAAATGTCTTATCGAGATGCGGTAAAAGCCAGTTCAATCGGGAATGTTATGATCGCAGCAGTTTTAAACGGCAATTTGCCCTTAGCTGGAAAAATGATGGAGCGAGACATTTTGCATGAAAATCACCGCCAGCATTTAGTTCCTCATTTGAAGAAAATTCGAGAGTTTTGTAAAGTTTATGGCGGGTACGGCAGCTTTTTAAGCGGTGCAGGTCCAACAGTCTTAGTTTTGACACCGCCTGAGAATACAGAAAAACTGGTCACAGCCTTGAAAGCCTTTGACCATGAAGCAATGATCGATGTGCTTTCTGTTGAAAAAGAAGGCGTCCAAATATTTTAA